Proteins from a single region of Stappia sp. ES.058:
- the ectB gene encoding diaminobutyrate--2-oxoglutarate transaminase, whose translation MTTVNTDDRTIFARRESEARSYCRSFPKVFTKATGAVLSDSEGHDYIDFLAGCSSLNYGHNDPDMKQALIDYISADGVTHGLDMHTKAKAEFLSAFEKIILEPRGMDHKVMFMGPTGANAVEAALKLARKVTKRTNVITFTNGFHGVTLGALSATGNGYHRGGGGVSLPDVTRMPFDNYLKSGGDAADLLEAMLSDPSGGIDAPAAILLETVQGEGGLNAASAEWVRRVEQIARDHGALFIIDDIQAGVGRTGTFFSFEDMGVSPDLITMAKSLSGYGLPFAAMLIKPEYDIFGPAEHNGTFRGNNHAFVTARVAIEKYWSDDAFQKGINERADILEKHLEKVRDMLPNARLKGRGMMRGVDVGSGELASDICARCFEEGLIIETSGAYDEVVKVLAPLNIDKALFERGLGILEEAVASCVQSTSIAAE comes from the coding sequence ATGACGACCGTCAACACTGACGACCGTACCATTTTTGCACGCCGCGAGTCGGAAGCCCGCAGCTATTGCCGCAGCTTCCCCAAGGTGTTCACCAAGGCCACTGGCGCTGTTCTCAGCGACAGTGAGGGCCATGATTACATCGACTTTCTCGCTGGCTGTTCCTCGCTCAACTACGGGCACAACGACCCCGACATGAAGCAGGCGCTGATCGACTACATCAGTGCCGACGGGGTGACCCATGGCCTGGACATGCACACCAAGGCCAAGGCCGAGTTCCTGAGCGCATTCGAGAAGATTATTCTCGAGCCGCGCGGCATGGACCACAAGGTCATGTTCATGGGGCCGACAGGCGCCAATGCGGTCGAGGCCGCACTGAAGCTTGCCCGCAAGGTGACCAAGCGTACCAATGTGATCACCTTCACCAACGGCTTCCATGGCGTGACGCTTGGTGCTTTGTCGGCGACCGGCAATGGCTATCATCGTGGCGGGGGCGGCGTGTCGCTTCCCGACGTCACGCGCATGCCCTTCGACAACTACCTGAAGTCGGGCGGCGATGCGGCCGACCTGCTCGAGGCCATGCTCTCCGATCCGTCCGGCGGCATCGACGCCCCGGCGGCGATCCTGCTGGAAACCGTGCAGGGCGAGGGTGGCTTGAACGCCGCCAGCGCCGAATGGGTGCGGCGCGTCGAGCAGATCGCGCGCGATCATGGTGCGCTGTTCATCATCGATGACATTCAGGCCGGCGTCGGCCGAACGGGCACCTTCTTCAGCTTCGAAGACATGGGCGTGTCGCCCGACCTCATCACCATGGCGAAGTCGCTGTCCGGCTACGGGCTTCCGTTTGCCGCGATGCTGATCAAGCCGGAATACGACATCTTCGGCCCGGCCGAGCACAACGGCACGTTCCGGGGCAACAACCACGCTTTTGTGACCGCCCGCGTCGCCATCGAGAAGTACTGGTCGGACGATGCCTTCCAGAAGGGCATCAACGAGCGCGCGGATATTCTTGAAAAGCACCTGGAAAAGGTGCGCGACATGTTGCCGAACGCCCGGCTGAAAGGCCGGGGCATGATGCGTGGCGTCGATGTCGGCTCGGGCGAGCTGGCAAGCGACATCTGCGCGCGCTGTTTCGAGGAAGGTCTGATCATCGAGACCTCCGGCGCCTATGACGAAGTCGTCAAGGTGCTGGCGCCATTGAATATCGACAAGGCGCTGTTTGAGCGCGGTCTCGGTATCCTCGAGGAAGCCGTTGCCAGCTGCGTCCAGTCCACAAGCATTGCTGCGGAGTAA
- a CDS encoding tetratricopeptide repeat protein, producing MNDGSQPHPPAIAQTAGRADIIVQIVGDGNSVVSGHPALKLTRFDTLATVLTDDTGRPVETDLLRAYKKDTIPLIGRDETLATLRAWLASDEPISALGMVGRAGRGKTRLALELCRELAGQGWRAGFLTTDRLEAFRKQQNVTEWGWNAPTLVVVDYAAGQVAPLRRWLVELADHRRRLAPVSPEAPPLRIVLLERQYNPQVGWWADLFAGGDTEGEALRSLRHREVPLDLPAITDPAVQRDILVETGKRLGNAEAESWGDRLTDEQVSGLTWGGEPLFLMMAAMLVAENGPVYLTGLTRHDLAGNVAKRELTRIERLARARLGDGDAPAFLTHMAGASTLLGGLDLGNDLRDLIAAESQETGRTEAGSPAGIEGALRDALPGEPGRIAPIEPDAVGEAALLTLFGDLAGEERDDDLMRLARRAPPAAASVLMRLCQDYAPTGREEPLRWVQALGPAFDEDLGARLAIADSIPRHTTILREFAAAFQDAVTARLSAMVDRNHDLDLRGLYAGNLNNLANRLSDLGRREEALSAAEEAVGLYRALAAARPEAFTPDLAMSLNNLANRLSDLGRREEALSAAKEAVRLYRALAAARPEAFTPDLAGSFNSLANVLSDLGRREEALSAAEEAVGLYRALAAARPEAFTPDLAMSLNNLANVLSDLGRREAALSAAEEAVGLYRALAAARPEAFTPALAMSLNNLANVLSNLGRREEALSAAEEAVGLRRSLAAARPEAFTPDLATSLNNLAGFLSNLGRREEALSAAEEAVGLRRSLAAARPEAFTPDLAGSFNNLAGFLSDLGRREEALSAAEEAVGLYRALAAARPEAFTPDLAMSLNNLASFLSDLGRREEALSAAEEAVGLRRSLAAARPEAFTPDLAGSFNNLASFLSDLGRREEALSAAEEAVGLRRSLAAARPEAFTPDLAMSLNNLANRLSNLGRREEALSAAEEAVGLRRSLAAARPEAFTPDLATSLNNLASVLSNLGRREEALSAAEEAVGLRRSLAAARPEAFTPDLATSLAVLGLQHRAAGRPDTEIACFREAAERLWPYVEQYPEGLGNLFTAILQNLVRALQATGTSEVEIRNALTEFGVHIAEDDPDA from the coding sequence ATGAACGACGGCTCGCAACCCCATCCGCCAGCGATCGCGCAAACCGCCGGTCGCGCCGACATCATTGTCCAGATCGTGGGCGACGGGAACTCCGTCGTGTCCGGCCATCCGGCCTTGAAGCTCACCCGCTTCGATACCCTGGCCACGGTGCTCACCGACGACACGGGCCGGCCGGTCGAAACCGACCTTCTGCGCGCCTACAAGAAAGACACGATCCCGCTGATCGGCCGCGACGAGACGCTCGCGACGCTACGCGCGTGGCTTGCCTCGGACGAGCCAATATCCGCGCTCGGCATGGTCGGCCGCGCGGGGCGGGGCAAGACGCGCCTCGCGCTGGAACTGTGTCGGGAGCTTGCCGGGCAGGGCTGGCGGGCCGGGTTTCTCACCACGGACCGGCTCGAGGCGTTCCGCAAACAACAGAACGTGACGGAGTGGGGATGGAACGCGCCGACACTTGTTGTTGTCGACTATGCGGCCGGCCAGGTCGCGCCCTTGCGCCGCTGGCTTGTCGAGCTTGCCGACCACCGGCGTCGGCTGGCGCCGGTCTCGCCGGAAGCGCCACCGCTGCGGATTGTGCTGCTGGAGCGTCAATACAACCCGCAGGTCGGCTGGTGGGCCGATCTCTTCGCCGGCGGCGACACGGAGGGCGAGGCCCTGCGGTCGCTGCGCCATCGCGAAGTGCCGCTCGATCTTCCCGCCATCACGGACCCGGCCGTGCAACGCGACATCCTGGTCGAAACCGGCAAACGCCTCGGCAACGCGGAAGCCGAGAGCTGGGGCGACCGCCTGACGGACGAACAGGTGTCGGGGCTGACCTGGGGCGGCGAGCCGCTCTTCCTGATGATGGCCGCGATGCTGGTGGCCGAGAATGGACCGGTCTACCTGACCGGGCTGACGCGGCATGATCTGGCGGGCAACGTGGCGAAGCGCGAGCTGACCCGCATCGAGAGGCTCGCGCGGGCGCGCCTTGGCGATGGCGACGCGCCTGCGTTTCTCACGCATATGGCCGGCGCGTCGACCCTGCTCGGCGGCCTCGATCTCGGAAACGACCTGCGCGATCTGATCGCGGCGGAAAGCCAAGAGACCGGGCGAACAGAGGCCGGCAGTCCGGCCGGCATCGAAGGCGCGCTGCGCGACGCACTGCCCGGCGAGCCGGGCCGGATTGCGCCGATCGAGCCGGATGCGGTGGGCGAAGCGGCGCTGCTGACGCTGTTCGGCGATCTCGCGGGAGAAGAGCGCGACGACGATTTGATGCGCCTGGCGCGTCGAGCCCCGCCGGCGGCCGCCAGCGTGCTCATGCGCCTTTGTCAGGACTATGCGCCGACGGGCCGCGAAGAGCCGCTGCGCTGGGTCCAGGCGTTGGGACCAGCATTCGACGAGGATCTCGGCGCCCGTCTTGCGATCGCAGATAGCATTCCCCGTCACACAACGATCTTGCGGGAGTTCGCCGCGGCGTTCCAGGACGCCGTCACGGCGCGTTTGTCGGCCATGGTCGATCGCAATCACGATCTCGATCTGCGCGGGCTGTACGCTGGCAATCTCAACAACCTGGCGAACCGGTTGAGCGACCTCGGCCGGCGGGAGGAGGCGCTGTCGGCGGCGGAGGAGGCGGTGGGGCTCTATCGGGCACTTGCGGCGGCGCGTCCGGAGGCGTTCACGCCGGATCTGGCGATGAGCCTCAACAACCTGGCGAACCGGTTGAGCGACCTCGGCCGGCGGGAGGAGGCGCTGTCGGCGGCGAAGGAGGCGGTGAGGCTCTATCGGGCACTTGCGGCGGCGCGTCCGGAGGCGTTCACGCCGGATCTGGCGGGGAGCTTCAACAGCCTGGCGAACGTCTTGAGCGACCTCGGCCGGCGGGAGGAGGCGCTGTCGGCAGCGGAGGAGGCGGTGGGGCTCTATCGGGCACTTGCGGCAGCGCGTCCGGAGGCGTTCACGCCGGATCTGGCGATGAGCCTCAACAACCTGGCGAACGTCTTGAGCGACCTCGGCCGGCGGGAAGCGGCGCTGTCGGCGGCGGAGGAGGCGGTGGGGCTCTATCGGGCACTTGCGGCGGCGCGTCCGGAGGCGTTCACGCCGGCTCTGGCGATGAGCCTCAACAACCTGGCGAATGTCTTGAGCAACCTCGGCCGGCGGGAGGAGGCGCTGTCGGCGGCGGAGGAGGCGGTGGGGCTACGCCGGTCGCTTGCGGCGGCGCGTCCGGAGGCGTTCACGCCGGATCTGGCGACGAGCCTCAACAACCTGGCGGGCTTCTTGAGCAACCTCGGCCGGCGGGAGGAGGCGCTGTCGGCGGCGGAGGAGGCGGTGGGGCTACGCCGGTCGCTTGCGGCGGCGCGTCCGGAGGCGTTCACGCCGGATCTGGCGGGGAGCTTCAACAACCTGGCGGGCTTCTTGAGCGACCTCGGCCGGCGGGAGGAGGCGCTGTCGGCGGCGGAGGAGGCGGTGGGGCTCTATCGGGCACTTGCGGCGGCGCGTCCGGAGGCGTTCACGCCGGATCTGGCGATGAGCCTCAACAACCTGGCGAGCTTCTTGAGCGACCTCGGCCGGCGGGAGGAGGCGCTGTCGGCGGCGGAGGAGGCGGTGGGGCTGCGCCGGTCGCTTGCGGCGGCGCGTCCGGAGGCGTTCACGCCGGATCTGGCGGGGAGTTTCAACAACCTGGCGAGCTTCTTGAGCGACCTCGGTCGGCGGGAGGAGGCGCTGTCGGCGGCGGAGGAGGCGGTGGGGCTGCGCCGGTCGCTTGCGGCGGCGCGTCCGGAGGCGTTCACGCCGGATCTGGCGATGAGCCTCAACAACCTGGCGAACCGGTTGAGCAACCTCGGCCGGCGGGAGGAGGCGCTGTCGGCGGCGGAGGAGGCGGTGGGGCTGCGCCGGTCGCTTGCGGCGGCGCGTCCGGAGGCGTTCACGCCGGATCTGGCGACGAGCCTCAACAACCTGGCGAGCGTCTTGAGCAACCTCGGCCGGCGGGAGGAGGCGCTGTCGGCGGCGGAGGAGGCGGTGGGGCTGCGCCGGTCGCTTGCGGCGGCGCGTCCGGAGGCGTTCACGCCGGATCTGGCGACGAGTCTGGCCGTTCTCGGGCTTCAGCACCGCGCGGCCGGGCGCCCAGACACCGAGATCGCGTGTTTTCGCGAGGCGGCCGAGCGGCTTTGGCCCTATGTCGAGCAGTACCCGGAAGGATTGGGAAACCTGTTCACCGCGATTTTGCAAAACCTCGTGCGCGCTCTGCAGGCGACAGGCACAAGCGAGGTCGAGATCCGGAACGCGCTTACCGAGTTTGGTGTGCATATCGCCGAGGACGACCCGGATGCGTAG
- a CDS encoding aspartate kinase: MTNFNEQTGSSLEARPVDAATDAKVSGAHTVEKIGGTSMSRARELVDTILVGNRSQDELYNRVFVVSAFGGITNMLLEDKKTGKPGVYALFADADEDHGWMEALNDVAREMYRINGEIFDESADRDSANEFVRERIEGARGCLLDLQRLCSYGHFNLSEHMMTTRELLSGLGEAHSANSLALLLRRHNVNARFVDLSGWRDESQPSLDERIETAFSKIDVSRELAIVTGYAQCREGLMREYDRGYSEVTFAQIAALSGAREAIIHKEFHLSSADPRLVGTDAVRKIGRTNYDVADQLSNMGMEAIHPNAAKTLRQAGVPLRVTNAFEPEDPGTLIDAEPAETPGVEMVTGIPVTSFEVFEQDMVGVKGYDAAILDVLTRHNVRIVSKVSNANSIVHHVEAPLKLLKRVEQDLMKRYPSARIATRRSAIVSVIGRDLTGLSVMLEGLKALDAADIQVISSQDTGRKVDVQFIVGGKDKDAAVKVLHQAFCEGETHALSPTATGSGSDTGRSAAMSQAA; encoded by the coding sequence ATGACCAACTTCAATGAACAGACTGGCTCTTCTCTCGAGGCCCGCCCCGTGGACGCGGCGACGGACGCAAAGGTGTCCGGCGCGCACACTGTGGAAAAGATCGGTGGCACGTCGATGAGCCGTGCCCGCGAGCTCGTGGACACGATCCTGGTTGGCAATCGCAGCCAGGACGAACTGTACAATCGGGTCTTCGTGGTGTCCGCCTTCGGCGGCATCACCAATATGCTGCTGGAAGACAAGAAGACCGGCAAGCCGGGCGTCTACGCGCTGTTCGCCGACGCGGATGAAGACCATGGCTGGATGGAAGCGCTCAACGACGTCGCGCGCGAGATGTACCGTATCAACGGCGAGATCTTCGACGAATCCGCCGACCGCGATTCCGCGAATGAATTCGTGCGCGAACGCATCGAGGGCGCCCGCGGGTGCCTGCTCGATCTGCAGCGCCTGTGCTCCTACGGTCACTTCAACCTGTCCGAACACATGATGACGACGCGAGAGTTGTTGTCCGGTCTGGGCGAGGCGCATTCGGCCAACAGCCTTGCGCTGCTGCTGCGCCGTCACAACGTCAACGCCCGCTTCGTCGACCTGTCGGGTTGGCGTGACGAAAGCCAGCCCAGTCTCGACGAGCGGATCGAAACGGCGTTTTCCAAGATCGACGTCAGTCGCGAACTTGCCATCGTGACGGGCTACGCGCAGTGCCGCGAAGGCCTGATGCGCGAGTACGACCGCGGCTATTCCGAGGTGACCTTCGCTCAGATCGCCGCGCTTTCGGGCGCGCGCGAGGCGATCATTCACAAGGAGTTCCATCTCTCCAGCGCCGATCCGCGTCTGGTGGGAACGGATGCGGTGCGCAAGATTGGCCGGACCAACTACGACGTGGCCGATCAGCTGTCCAACATGGGCATGGAGGCGATCCATCCCAACGCCGCCAAGACGCTGCGCCAGGCGGGCGTGCCATTGCGCGTGACCAACGCCTTCGAGCCGGAGGATCCGGGCACGCTGATCGACGCGGAGCCGGCGGAAACTCCGGGCGTGGAGATGGTCACCGGCATTCCGGTCACCTCCTTCGAGGTGTTCGAGCAGGACATGGTCGGCGTGAAGGGCTACGACGCGGCAATCCTCGACGTCCTGACGCGCCACAACGTGCGCATCGTCTCCAAGGTGTCGAACGCCAATTCGATCGTGCACCACGTCGAGGCGCCGCTGAAGCTGTTGAAGCGGGTCGAGCAGGACCTGATGAAGCGTTATCCGTCTGCGCGCATCGCCACCCGACGTTCGGCCATCGTGTCCGTGATCGGGCGCGACCTCACGGGCCTGAGCGTCATGCTGGAAGGGCTCAAGGCGCTGGATGCGGCCGATATCCAGGTGATTTCCTCGCAGGACACCGGGCGAAAGGTGGACGTCCAGTTCATCGTCGGCGGCAAGGACAAGGATGCGGCGGTCAAGGTGTTGCACCAGGCTTTTTGCGAGGGTGAAACGCATGCCTTGAGTCCGACGGCGACCGGGTCCGGTTCCGACACCGGCCGGTCTGCGGCGATGTCGCAGGCGGCCTGA
- the cobW gene encoding cobalamin biosynthesis protein CobW — protein MTGSPHAPKSKIPATIITGFLGAGKTTLLSNLLREARGKRIALIVNEFGDMGFDGSLVDGCADPDCAAEDVVELTNGCICCTVADDFLPTMEMLIARDDAPDHIVIETSGLALPQPLVRAFSWPSVKTRVTVDAVVTVVDTAAVAEGRVASDEAAVAAQRAADDALDHDSPVEELFEDQLACADLVVLNKADLVDAAALEAVRAHVAARLRPAVEIVTAEKGVLSADVLLGRASAAEDDMDGRKSHHESHHDHDHDHDDDHDHDHHHHDHDHDAFESHVVALTAIASLADLKARVEAAMALPGVLRIKGAVAVDGKPAPAMVQAVGPRVETWFARDARGTGQLVVIGLAGFDLVRASAILKNALAA, from the coding sequence ATGACTGGTTCCCCTCACGCGCCGAAGTCGAAAATTCCCGCCACGATCATCACCGGGTTTCTGGGCGCGGGTAAGACCACGCTGCTGTCCAACCTTTTGCGCGAGGCCAGGGGCAAGCGCATCGCGCTGATCGTCAACGAGTTCGGCGACATGGGCTTCGACGGTTCGCTCGTCGACGGCTGTGCCGATCCCGATTGCGCGGCGGAGGATGTGGTGGAGCTGACCAACGGCTGCATCTGCTGCACGGTGGCCGACGATTTCCTGCCCACCATGGAAATGCTGATCGCCCGCGACGACGCGCCCGATCACATCGTCATCGAGACCTCCGGTCTGGCGCTGCCGCAGCCGCTGGTGCGCGCGTTTTCCTGGCCCTCGGTGAAAACGCGGGTGACGGTGGATGCCGTCGTCACCGTGGTGGACACGGCGGCGGTCGCGGAAGGCCGGGTCGCGAGCGACGAGGCAGCCGTTGCGGCCCAACGCGCGGCGGACGATGCGCTCGATCACGACAGTCCGGTGGAGGAGCTCTTCGAGGATCAACTCGCCTGTGCCGATCTCGTGGTGCTGAACAAGGCGGATCTGGTCGACGCCGCAGCCCTTGAAGCGGTGCGGGCCCACGTCGCGGCGCGCCTGCGTCCGGCGGTCGAGATCGTCACGGCGGAAAAGGGCGTGCTCTCCGCCGACGTGCTGCTCGGGCGGGCAAGTGCCGCGGAAGACGACATGGACGGGCGCAAGAGCCATCACGAGTCGCATCACGACCACGACCATGATCATGACGACGACCACGATCACGATCACCATCATCACGATCATGATCACGATGCCTTCGAAAGCCATGTCGTGGCGCTCACGGCCATTGCCTCGCTGGCCGATCTGAAGGCCCGCGTCGAGGCGGCGATGGCGCTTCCCGGCGTGCTCCGCATCAAGGGCGCGGTCGCCGTCGACGGCAAGCCGGCACCCGCAATGGTGCAGGCGGTCGGCCCGCGCGTGGAAACCTGGTTCGCCCGCGATGCGCGCGGCACCGGTCAGCTGGTGGTGATTGGCCTCGCCGGCTTCGATCTCGTCCGCGCGAGCGCGATCCTGAAAAACGCGCTGGCCGCGTAA
- the ectA gene encoding diaminobutyrate acetyltransferase, with protein MSLTPIKSARRTDDEIVFRKPTAEDGADIWRLIGECGPLDENSMYCNLLQCDHFADTCVVAERKSDGETVGWVSAYILPDQPDTVFVWQVAVAEAAQGQGLGKRLLAELLNREACADVQQLKTTITSDNDASWALFTSLARRRDAKLLREPYYRRDAHFDGEHATEHMVTLRFEERARSAA; from the coding sequence ATGTCCCTTACCCCGATTAAATCCGCTCGCCGGACAGACGATGAGATCGTCTTCCGAAAGCCGACCGCCGAAGATGGTGCCGATATCTGGCGCCTGATCGGCGAATGCGGCCCCCTCGATGAGAATTCGATGTATTGCAATCTCCTGCAATGCGATCACTTCGCTGACACATGTGTCGTCGCCGAACGCAAGAGCGACGGCGAGACCGTCGGCTGGGTGTCGGCCTATATCCTCCCAGATCAGCCTGACACCGTGTTTGTCTGGCAGGTTGCGGTTGCGGAAGCCGCTCAGGGCCAGGGTCTCGGCAAGCGTCTGCTCGCTGAGCTTCTCAACAGGGAAGCCTGTGCCGACGTGCAGCAGTTGAAGACCACGATTACCTCGGACAATGATGCCAGCTGGGCATTGTTCACGTCTCTCGCGCGCCGCCGTGATGCGAAGCTGCTGCGTGAGCCGTACTACCGTCGCGATGCGCATTTCGATGGCGAGCATGCCACCGAGCACATGGTGACCCTGCGCTTCGAGGAGAGGGCGCGCAGCGCTGCGTGA
- the cobU gene encoding bifunctional adenosylcobinamide kinase/adenosylcobinamide-phosphate guanylyltransferase: protein MTVPAAHCVLVTGGARSGKSLYAEALIRQSRLAPVYVATCTPHDAEMEERVVRHRIQRGDGWATIEEQRAIADVIARESTADRAILVDCLTLWLSNLMFADADIEAETDRLVAALTEAKGPVVCVTNEVGSGIVPENPLARRFRDAQGRLNRSIAEAADAVVLVAAGQPLVLKPSPVQPEIRL from the coding sequence ATGACCGTTCCGGCCGCGCATTGCGTGCTGGTGACGGGCGGCGCGCGCTCGGGCAAGAGCCTCTATGCGGAAGCGTTGATCCGCCAGAGCCGGCTTGCGCCCGTCTATGTCGCGACCTGCACCCCTCATGACGCAGAAATGGAAGAGCGTGTGGTGCGCCACCGTATCCAGCGCGGCGACGGCTGGGCGACAATTGAGGAACAGCGCGCCATCGCCGATGTGATCGCGCGCGAAAGCACGGCCGACCGCGCGATCCTCGTCGACTGCCTGACGCTGTGGCTCTCCAACCTGATGTTTGCCGACGCCGATATCGAGGCGGAAACGGACCGGCTTGTCGCCGCCCTGACCGAAGCAAAGGGGCCGGTCGTCTGCGTCACCAACGAAGTCGGCTCCGGCATCGTGCCGGAAAACCCGCTTGCGCGCCGCTTTCGCGATGCGCAGGGCCGCCTCAACAGATCCATTGCCGAAGCGGCGGACGCGGTGGTGCTTGTCGCCGCCGGCCAGCCGCTCGTCTTGAAGCCTTCCCCCGTTCAACCGGAGATCCGCCTATGA
- a CDS encoding ectoine synthase — protein sequence MIVRDFHEAKKTDRRVAAGNWESVRLLLKDDNMGFSFHITTIKAGSESQFHYKHHFESVYCVSGDGSITDLATNETHEIRPGVMYALDQHDKHILRGGKEDMILACVFNPPVTGNEVHREDGSYAPENEAV from the coding sequence ATGATTGTCAGGGATTTTCACGAAGCCAAGAAGACCGATCGCAGGGTTGCGGCCGGAAACTGGGAAAGCGTGCGTCTGTTGCTCAAGGACGACAACATGGGCTTCAGCTTTCACATCACCACGATCAAGGCGGGGAGTGAAAGCCAGTTCCATTACAAGCATCACTTCGAGAGCGTTTATTGCGTCTCCGGCGACGGATCGATCACCGATCTCGCCACCAACGAGACGCATGAGATCCGCCCCGGCGTGATGTATGCGCTCGACCAGCACGACAAGCACATCCTGCGCGGCGGCAAGGAGGACATGATCCTCGCCTGCGTGTTCAACCCGCCGGTCACCGGCAACGAGGTGCACCGCGAAGACGGCTCCTACGCGCCGGAAAACGAGGCCGTCTGA